The sequence gaaaattattgtttAACCAGATCGCCTCTTATGCTTCTATACATCTGATTtaaacaaaagaagaaaaaccccaaaaacaaaaatatgatCAAAGAAAGCCAACAAAGACAAAAAGAGTAAAATAtcccaaaaagaaaaataaattataataattaaatatttttagaaaaattaaaaaagaaatgaatgaacaaaataattggAAAACTCACTTTGTGTGTACGGAGAATAGGATCGTTCACCATCAACCCAGCTGTTTCGTcataaactgaaaaaaaaaaagtaatttttttagttcAACTCCACTACTGTCTCACCAAAAAAATAAACCTAAttgaagaaaaattatattcttacgaaaaataaatgaaatcaaACAGAAATAATTGAAACAATGGACAATTAATACAGAAACCAGACAAACAAAACAAAGTAAGAAACCTTGGATTGTGGCAGAATCTCCTTCCAATCGAATGATCTCACCAATCAGGTTGTCATGTCCAACACGAACAAGCTCGGACATAGCAGCCCCGGCCATGCCATCAGCAACGACGACCGGTCCCGAGACCTGCCAAATCACACGAATCAGTCCAAATTCGAAGTTAAAATTTCTCAACCCGCTGTCCGATGCAAATTTCACAAAAGCAATAAAAACCAGTCCAAGCTCATACGCAGATCCTCAATTGGATCAAGAAAAAAAGCCAACAAAATTCAATCCCCCTCTACTTCAACACTCAAATTTACTCgaagaaaacacaaaaaaatgGGATCAAAATCAAAGTATCGATCGTTCCACTTTTAGAAAAACACAATGAGTGGAATGATCACAGATCCAATAGCTTCGGAACAAGCATCTTAGCAATGAaatacaatcaaatcaaaataagtCATATAAGAACGAATATAATGGGAATTTCAAAGACGAACCTTGCGAACGTAATTATACTCGCTCTCCTTCTCCGAGTCCTCGAACGTAGTTAAACGGGCTCCATACACTGACggcatttttatatattattttttatcttttcagttAACGATTTAAAAGaatatctataatttttattttttattagaataatttataaaataatataaaattaattatggatATTCTGTatggtatattctgttaaaataAACAGATAACCCaaaaagaatcgttaaaccaagaattgccgttagataggcacttttaatatataaagatatatatttcgTACGAAGTCTCTCTTCCCCATTCAATCTTTTTCCCTCTCACATTTCTCCCAAACCTAATAAATTAATATCTCCAACGTTGAATCTCTTGACCGGGGCGACATGAACAACTCCAGCTCCAACTCTGGCCACAACATTATTTCGATGTTCGGTCCCAATCACCACAATGATGAGTTCTATGATCAAGATGTTAGGATTTATAAAACActcaaagaaatatataaatcacagatccaaacatattcctaaaagtgctttaatatagaaaaccctaaatcataaatctataaagccttttgctaaattaaagaagaagatgataaaatatgagcggaagcactaacctgaagccattgttggagattgcagagaaggttttgatcttccaagaatacactattttctagagtattttctctgatggggaaggagagaatacagaacccttgtgtttcttggggaccactacctatttatagagtcattttagaataactcttgggtatttataatttggcccctcaacaaattataaattaacttatggtatctacacattatttccatgacaatttaatacccttttgatacccataacataattggtcacttaattttgtatcacactttataatagcatatacattatacatatgtgcccacataggatttttaatccaacaatctcccacttgggcaacatatgttacctgataaatgtataaccttatgagctcaaaatttgctattatgtaaaggtatttcaacaatatcgtccatcaactatacccatataggatcaaagcgattttcgtcatatcaatcatgactaaacccatcaatggtcacatatacaaatatagccaaatgacatagatcaatcatggatgtgtagcatggaaattacatgcaatgtgaaccgaacatgcctatttccaactggtcctccttaaaccaaagtgaggtcaaacttaaacataacaaaacagagtgaataaactgaaaactttatttctgatcagaaaataaccaaatacataaatgtcttaaaacaaacataaagcaaagaaaatacaaactcccactaaatcatgatatcctcaagcaatactacacccatatgagcagtgtgctcatgaaagaccttgggtggtaatccttttgtgagcggatccactatcatggagtttgtcccaatatgctctatggaaatctgtccactctgcactctttctttcacaactaggaactttatgtcaatatgctttgacttggatgagctcctattgttattggAATACAACACTACTAatttattgtcacaaaatatcTTAAGTGGTATTTCTACATTCTCCAAAATACGCAGCCcagtgacaaagtttctcagccatattccctgatttgatgcTTCATAACACGCTACAAATTCTGCTGCCATAGTGGAAGAAGCTATaagtgtctgtttgacactttaTCAAGATATAGCTCCTCCAGCTAACAGAAAAATGTAGCCTGATGTACACCTTctgctatcttggcatccagcgaaatcagaatcagaataccctacgacctccaaatgatctgatttcctgtatgtgagcatgtaatcttttgttctctgaagatacctcataaccctcttggctgctatccaatggtccataccagggttgcttaaatatctgcctaacatcccaacaatgtacgcaatatctggacgcgtacatacctgaagatacattagactccctgtaactgatgcatagggaatctttttcatttcctgaatttcaaggctgcttttagggcattgtctaagactgaatttgtctcctttagcaacaggggtatcacctggtctacaatcttgcatgccaaatcttttgagtactttatcgatatagctcttttgtgataatccaagaataccgcgagaacgatctcgacgtatttgaattcctaatacaaaagaggcgtcaccaagatctttcatctcaaattgcttagataaaaatctcttggtttcgtgcaataagcctatatcattagtagcaagcaatatgtcatcgacatatagaaccagaaatatgtatttactcccactgaacttgtgatatacacaatcatcaataatattcatctcaaaaccaaatgagataattacttgatgatacttgtgataccactgacgagaagcttgcttgagtccatagatggatttgtttaatttgcaaaccatattctttgggtcaccaaccacaaagttttttggttgctccatataaattgtctcatcaatgtcgccattgagaaacgctgttttaacatccatctgatgtaactcaaggtcaaaatgagcaacaagtgccaatattatcctaaaagagtctttcgatgaaaccggagagaaagtctctgtataatcaatgccttgtttctgagtatagccttttcctacaagacgtgccttaaatctcaccacattaccatattcatccttcttggttttaagtatccacttataaccaattggttttacaccttctggtaatgggaaaacttcccaaactttattgtcttgcatagacttattctcttcatccatggcatcaatccacttttgagagttagaacttttcatggcctgatgcaagttgattggatcatcttccatcattccaatttcatcctcatgttcttgaagaaatacaaaatagtcatctgaaatagcatttcttctctctcttgtggacctccttaatggctcttgttcttgagggtgttgaatttgttcttctggaacaatagcctcattttgatttgggagttgttcaacattgtcttgttgaggttccggattcatttcttgatcaatgacaggtgtggaagcctgaacattgtctaaaatgatagtaagaactgagtttgaattcaattcctcctcaaaaacaatgtctctaaccttatttctcccccaaattcaacatcctcaaaaaatgttgcagttcccgtttcaaatatatttctgacagtgggatcataaaacttatagcccctagatcgctcagaataaccaataaagtagttgctaactgttttggagtccaatttattttcatgtggcctatagggccttgcctcagctggacatccctaaatgtggaaatgctttagactaggctttcgacctgtccaaagctcataaggtgtttttgcaacTGCTTTACTTGGTCCTCTATTCAAAATGTAAGCtgctgtctttaatgcttctcccCAGAGGGACCTAATCTTTATTGGCACCTAAtctcttagttttttttttggtctgttttcccttgatacaatctacacagacattgaaatctgtgaagtcaAGAGACTCTAAAATGTCATCAGACACAAGATGCTGAATTCTACCTCTTGAGATGTGACCTAAGCGTTTATGCCATAATGACgctgaattttctttatttaatttgcgtttagtacctcgtgattccacatgcaaggtttcattataggatgcaattgtttctagcaaataaagattgtcttaagtattcaaataaccagttccaataatatttgaatttaaagacaaagta is a genomic window of Cannabis sativa cultivar Pink pepper isolate KNU-18-1 chromosome 9, ASM2916894v1, whole genome shotgun sequence containing:
- the LOC115723384 gene encoding V-type proton ATPase catalytic subunit A-like; the protein is MPSVYGARLTTFEDSEKESEYNYVRKVSGPVVVADGMAGAAMSELVRVGHDNLIGEIIRLEGDSATIQVYDETAGLMVNDPILRTHKALVQFSDAQIASFTRNALDGMSIGISFQIMLVHATYAFHILPTLI